One region of Thiorhodovibrio frisius genomic DNA includes:
- the nifH gene encoding nitrogenase iron protein, translating into MALRQCAIYGKGGIGKSTTTQNLVAGLAEIGKKVMIVGCDPKADSTRLILHSKAQDTIMQMAADAGSVEDLELEDVMATGYGGIKCVESGGPEPGVGCAGRGVITAINFLEEEGAYEDDLDFVFYDVLGDVVCGGFAMPIRENKAQEIYIVCSGEMMAMYAANNIAKGICKYAKSGSVRLAGLICNSRNTAREDELIIELARQLGTQMIHFVPRDNVVQRAEIRRMTVIEYDPKAKQADEYRTLAQKVIDNKMFVVPTPISMDELEDLLMKFGILEEEDESIVGKTAADEQAVAA; encoded by the coding sequence ATGGCATTACGTCAATGTGCTATCTACGGCAAGGGTGGTATCGGTAAGTCCACGACCACACAAAATCTGGTCGCCGGTCTGGCCGAAATCGGTAAAAAGGTGATGATCGTTGGCTGCGATCCCAAGGCCGACTCCACGCGTCTGATCCTGCACTCCAAGGCGCAGGACACCATCATGCAGATGGCGGCTGACGCTGGCTCGGTCGAGGATCTGGAGCTTGAGGATGTAATGGCGACTGGTTATGGCGGCATCAAGTGTGTTGAGTCCGGTGGCCCTGAGCCTGGTGTGGGCTGTGCCGGCCGTGGCGTTATTACCGCGATCAACTTCCTCGAAGAGGAAGGCGCCTATGAAGACGATCTGGACTTCGTTTTCTACGACGTGCTCGGCGACGTGGTCTGTGGTGGTTTCGCCATGCCCATTCGCGAAAACAAGGCGCAGGAGATCTACATCGTCTGCTCCGGCGAGATGATGGCCATGTACGCCGCCAACAACATTGCCAAGGGCATCTGCAAGTATGCGAAATCCGGCAGCGTGCGTCTGGCTGGGCTGATCTGCAATAGCCGTAACACCGCGCGCGAAGACGAGCTGATCATTGAGCTAGCCCGTCAGCTCGGTACCCAAATGATCCATTTCGTGCCGCGCGATAACGTGGTGCAGCGCGCTGAGATTCGGCGCATGACGGTCATTGAGTACGACCCCAAGGCCAAGCAGGCTGATGAGTACCGCACACTGGCGCAGAAGGTCATCGACAACAAGATGTTTGTTGTCCCGACCCCGATCTCGATGGATGAGCTTGAAGACCTGCTGATGAAGTTCGGCATCCTCGAAGAAGAAGACGAGAGCATTGTCGGCAAGACCGCCGCTGATGAGCAAGCTGTTGCGGCCTAA
- the nifD gene encoding nitrogenase molybdenum-iron protein alpha chain has translation MAKMTQEETQALIQEVLEVYPEKAKKDRAKHLAANDQSVEQSKKCITSNRKSQPGVMTVRGCAYAGSRGVVWGPVKDMVHISHGPVGCGQYSRAGRRNYYVGHTGVDTFGTMNFTSDFQEKDIVFGGDKKLDKLIDEINELFPLVKGISVQSECPIGLIGDDIEAVSKKKTKELEKPVVPVRCEGFRGVSQSLGHHIANDALRDWVLSNRDGDNSFETTPYDVAILGDYNIGGDAWSSRILLEEMGLRVVAMWSGDGTLPEMELTSKVKLNLVHCYRSINYITRHMEEKYGIPWMEYNLFGPTKIAESLRAIAARFDETIQANAEKVIAKYQAEYDAVVAKYKPRLEGKKVMLYVGGLRPRHIIGAYEDLGMEVIGSGYEFAHNDDYDRTMKEMGNATLLYDDVTGYELEEFVKRLKPDLIGSGIKEKYIFQKMGVPFRQMHSWDYSGPYHGYDGFAIFARDMDMTVNNPCWSRMQAPWLQTAEDQPVKLAASA, from the coding sequence ATGGCAAAGATGACCCAAGAAGAGACCCAGGCCCTGATTCAGGAAGTCCTGGAAGTCTATCCCGAGAAGGCCAAGAAAGATCGCGCCAAGCATCTGGCCGCCAATGATCAAAGCGTCGAACAGTCCAAGAAGTGCATTACTTCAAACCGCAAGTCCCAGCCTGGCGTGATGACCGTGCGTGGCTGCGCCTACGCCGGCTCGCGCGGCGTGGTTTGGGGGCCGGTCAAGGATATGGTGCATATTTCGCACGGACCGGTCGGCTGCGGCCAGTATTCACGCGCTGGACGGCGGAATTATTACGTCGGCCATACCGGCGTGGATACCTTCGGCACCATGAATTTCACCTCCGACTTTCAGGAGAAGGACATCGTCTTCGGTGGCGATAAGAAGCTCGATAAACTGATCGATGAGATCAATGAGCTTTTCCCCTTGGTTAAAGGCATCTCCGTGCAGTCTGAGTGCCCAATTGGCCTGATTGGCGATGACATTGAGGCGGTGTCCAAGAAAAAGACCAAGGAGCTGGAAAAACCGGTTGTTCCGGTGCGCTGCGAGGGCTTCCGCGGGGTGTCGCAGTCTCTTGGCCATCACATTGCCAACGACGCGCTGCGCGATTGGGTGCTGTCGAATCGTGATGGCGATAACAGCTTTGAGACCACGCCTTACGATGTGGCCATTCTGGGTGATTACAACATCGGTGGTGATGCCTGGTCCTCACGCATTCTGCTCGAGGAAATGGGTCTGCGCGTGGTAGCCATGTGGTCGGGCGATGGTACCTTGCCAGAAATGGAGCTGACCTCAAAGGTCAAGCTCAACCTGGTGCATTGTTATCGGTCGATTAACTATATTACCCGTCACATGGAAGAAAAGTACGGGATTCCCTGGATGGAATACAACCTGTTTGGGCCAACCAAAATCGCCGAGTCCCTGCGCGCCATTGCCGCACGTTTTGATGAGACCATTCAAGCCAATGCTGAGAAGGTCATCGCGAAATACCAGGCTGAGTACGACGCTGTCGTTGCCAAGTACAAACCACGGCTCGAAGGCAAGAAGGTCATGCTCTACGTCGGTGGTCTGCGCCCGCGTCACATCATCGGCGCCTATGAAGACCTAGGCATGGAAGTTATCGGTTCCGGCTATGAGTTCGCTCATAACGATGATTATGACCGGACCATGAAGGAAATGGGCAACGCGACGCTGCTCTATGACGATGTCACCGGCTATGAGCTGGAGGAGTTTGTCAAGCGGCTGAAGCCCGATCTGATCGGCTCTGGCATCAAGGAAAAGTACATCTTCCAGAAGATGGGTGTTCCCTTCCGGCAGATGCACTCCTGGGATTACTCTGGCCCTTATCACGGCTATGACGGCTTTGCCATCTTTGCCCGCGATATGGATATGACAGTAAATAATCCCTGCTGGAGTCGCATGCAGGCACCCTGGCTGCAAACGGCTGAGGACCAGCCGGTCAAACTGGCAGCTAGCGCCTGA